One Maribacter dokdonensis DSW-8 genomic region harbors:
- the dnaE gene encoding DNA polymerase III subunit alpha, giving the protein MYLIFDTETTGLPKNWNAPITDTDNWPRCIQIAWQLHDEMGNCIEHQDYLVRPDGFNIPYDAEQIHGISTELAEQQGVSLAEVLEKFNIAMSKTKFIVGQNVGFDVNIMGAEFHRLGVENPLQELPVLDTCTEHTAQLCQIPGGRGGKFKLPTLTELHEFLFGEPFGEAHNATADVEATTRCFLELIRKQQYTKEQLDVQPDYFKNFSEANPQEIQLIGLKHINLKKASKKIADALWEKDTGGVSQEEIQENLATLENASFAHLHNHTQFSILQSTISVPDLVAAAAKAKMPAVAMTDHANMMGAFHFVNGVLNHNKGVVSRNEANQKRYEATQNGTLEEGQEPLEELPEPEQEITPIIGCEFQVCEDHTNKSQKDNGYQIVMLAKSKKGYLNLAKMSSIAFVDGKYYVPRIDKKIVEQYKEDVMVLTGNLYGEVSSKVLNVGENQAEEALLWWKETFGDDLYIEIMRHGQEDEDRVNQVLIQFAKKHNVKLVATNNTYYAEKENAHAHDILLCVKDGEKQSTPIGRGRGYRYGLPNQEYYFKSSDEMKELFKDIPEAIINIQEIIDKVETFTLARDVLLPAFDIPEEFQFEEDKLDGGKRGENKFLRHITYEGAKKRYGEITPEIDERLDFELKVIEKTGYPGYFLIVEDFIRAARQMDVSVGPGRGSAAGSAVAYCLWITNLDPIKYDLLFERFLNPDRVSMPDIDIDFDDEGRSRVMDYVIDKYGSNQVAQIITYGTMAAKSSIRDTARALDLPLGDADRMAKLIPNMSKLKKIIGVDEKVLRSKFNSEELEKINELLNISEGDGLESETLNQAYVLEGSVRNTGIHACGVIITPDDITKFVPVALAKDSEMYCTQFDNSVVESAGLLKMDFLGLKTLTLIKDTVKIVKAKHGVELDPENFPLDDEKTYELFQRGETVGVFQYESPGMQKHMRSLKPTVFADLIAMNALYRPGPMEYIPSFIARKHGTEEIVYDLDACEEYLAETYGITVYQEQVMLLSQKLADFTKGEADVLRKAMGKKQKHVLDKMKPKFIEQASAKGHAVDKLEKIWKDWEAFAAYAFNKSHSTCYAWIAYQTAYCKAHYPAEYMAAVLSNNMNDIKQVTFFMEECKRMGLDVLGPDVNESYYKFAVNDAGAVRFGMGAVKGVGRGAVETIVENRKDVGPYKSVFDFAKRIDLRAANKKAFENLAVAGGFDSFGTTHRAQYFHDEGDGITFLEKVIKYGAKYQENENSSQVSLFGDASEVQIPEPVVPPCEEWGTMEKLRREKEVVGIYISGHPLDDFKTEIKAFCNANVGCVNDLPTYVNRELTFAGVITDVQHRVSKNGKGWAAFTMEDYTDSFEFRIFGEEYLKFRHFLMINSFAYVKLYVRDGWTNKDTGKKGDPRMQFNSFMLLQEVMETYARKLTIKLNIAELKEEKVRTLKDTFDNHKGDHAINFIVYEMEEKIKVNLNSRRQKVQISSELLQLLEQQDVHFKLN; this is encoded by the coding sequence CGATGTGAATATCATGGGGGCGGAATTTCACCGTTTAGGTGTTGAAAATCCGTTACAAGAACTTCCTGTTTTAGATACTTGTACAGAACACACTGCACAACTATGTCAAATACCCGGTGGTCGTGGCGGTAAGTTCAAATTACCCACATTGACAGAACTACATGAGTTTTTGTTTGGCGAACCATTTGGTGAAGCACACAATGCAACTGCCGATGTTGAAGCTACCACACGTTGTTTTCTAGAACTTATACGAAAGCAACAATATACCAAAGAACAATTAGACGTTCAACCCGATTATTTCAAGAATTTCTCCGAAGCTAATCCGCAAGAGATTCAACTCATTGGTCTTAAGCATATCAACCTTAAAAAAGCATCGAAAAAAATTGCCGATGCCCTATGGGAAAAAGATACGGGCGGAGTTTCACAAGAAGAAATACAGGAAAACCTTGCGACATTAGAAAATGCAAGTTTTGCGCATTTACATAACCACACGCAATTCTCTATTCTACAGTCCACCATTAGTGTTCCGGATCTAGTAGCCGCCGCCGCCAAGGCAAAAATGCCGGCAGTAGCTATGACGGACCATGCGAATATGATGGGCGCCTTTCATTTCGTCAACGGCGTACTCAATCACAATAAAGGAGTAGTATCCAGGAACGAAGCCAATCAAAAGCGCTATGAGGCTACCCAAAACGGAACGCTGGAAGAAGGTCAAGAACCTTTAGAGGAATTGCCCGAACCAGAACAGGAGATCACACCCATAATTGGTTGTGAATTTCAAGTATGTGAAGACCATACCAACAAATCTCAAAAAGACAATGGATACCAAATAGTCATGCTTGCCAAAAGCAAAAAAGGATATCTAAATTTGGCAAAAATGTCTTCAATAGCCTTTGTAGACGGTAAATACTACGTACCACGTATTGATAAGAAAATTGTTGAGCAGTACAAGGAAGACGTCATGGTACTTACCGGTAACTTATATGGTGAAGTTTCAAGTAAAGTACTGAACGTAGGTGAAAATCAGGCTGAAGAGGCATTGCTTTGGTGGAAAGAAACCTTTGGCGATGATCTCTACATAGAAATTATGCGCCATGGTCAAGAAGATGAAGACCGTGTGAACCAAGTTTTAATACAGTTCGCAAAAAAGCACAATGTTAAGCTCGTTGCTACCAATAACACGTATTATGCAGAGAAAGAAAATGCCCATGCGCATGATATTCTTTTATGTGTAAAAGATGGGGAAAAACAATCAACTCCCATAGGTCGTGGTCGTGGTTACCGCTATGGCTTGCCCAACCAAGAATACTACTTTAAATCATCTGATGAGATGAAGGAGCTTTTTAAGGATATTCCTGAAGCCATCATCAATATTCAAGAAATTATAGACAAGGTAGAAACCTTTACTCTAGCACGTGACGTACTGTTACCTGCTTTTGATATTCCAGAAGAGTTTCAATTCGAAGAAGATAAATTAGATGGAGGCAAACGTGGTGAGAACAAATTTCTAAGACACATCACCTATGAAGGTGCTAAAAAGAGATATGGGGAGATTACGCCCGAAATTGATGAACGTTTAGACTTTGAACTCAAGGTAATTGAAAAGACCGGCTACCCAGGGTATTTCTTGATCGTGGAAGATTTCATAAGGGCGGCAAGGCAAATGGATGTATCCGTTGGTCCGGGTCGTGGATCGGCTGCGGGATCTGCAGTTGCCTATTGCTTATGGATTACGAATTTAGACCCTATTAAGTACGATTTACTTTTTGAGCGTTTCCTAAATCCGGATCGTGTAAGTATGCCCGATATCGATATTGACTTTGACGACGAAGGGCGAAGTCGGGTTATGGACTATGTAATTGACAAGTATGGATCTAACCAGGTGGCACAGATTATTACCTATGGTACCATGGCCGCGAAATCATCTATTCGAGATACGGCAAGAGCGCTTGATCTACCTCTAGGTGATGCGGACCGTATGGCGAAATTGATCCCGAACATGTCCAAGCTGAAAAAAATTATCGGCGTTGATGAAAAGGTACTCCGAAGCAAATTCAACAGTGAAGAACTCGAGAAAATAAACGAGCTTTTGAACATTTCCGAAGGCGACGGATTAGAATCTGAAACCTTAAACCAAGCATACGTATTGGAAGGCTCTGTACGTAACACCGGTATTCATGCCTGTGGGGTTATCATTACACCAGATGATATAACCAAGTTCGTACCCGTGGCACTTGCCAAAGATTCGGAAATGTACTGTACCCAATTTGACAACTCGGTAGTGGAAAGCGCAGGGTTGTTGAAAATGGATTTCTTGGGACTAAAAACGTTGACCTTAATTAAGGATACCGTTAAAATTGTAAAAGCCAAACATGGTGTTGAGCTAGACCCGGAGAATTTTCCGCTGGATGACGAAAAAACCTATGAACTTTTCCAACGAGGTGAAACGGTAGGTGTATTCCAATATGAATCTCCCGGAATGCAGAAACACATGAGATCCCTAAAACCAACGGTTTTTGCCGATCTTATTGCTATGAACGCCTTGTACCGTCCTGGCCCAATGGAATACATACCAAGTTTCATTGCACGTAAACACGGTACCGAAGAAATTGTATATGACCTTGACGCTTGTGAAGAATACCTAGCGGAAACTTATGGTATTACAGTTTACCAAGAGCAAGTGATGCTCCTATCGCAAAAATTGGCAGACTTTACAAAAGGTGAAGCCGATGTATTGCGTAAGGCAATGGGTAAAAAACAGAAGCACGTACTAGATAAAATGAAGCCAAAGTTCATTGAACAAGCTTCAGCAAAAGGGCATGCCGTAGATAAATTGGAAAAAATTTGGAAAGACTGGGAAGCGTTTGCAGCCTATGCCTTTAACAAATCGCACTCCACTTGCTATGCCTGGATCGCCTACCAAACTGCATATTGTAAAGCCCACTACCCTGCCGAATATATGGCGGCGGTACTGAGCAACAACATGAACGATATTAAACAGGTTACATTTTTCATGGAAGAATGTAAGCGTATGGGCTTAGATGTACTTGGACCAGACGTAAACGAATCTTACTACAAATTTGCCGTAAACGATGCCGGTGCGGTTCGTTTTGGTATGGGAGCAGTAAAAGGCGTTGGTCGTGGTGCCGTTGAAACCATAGTTGAAAACAGAAAAGATGTAGGTCCTTATAAATCAGTATTCGATTTTGCCAAGCGAATAGACCTACGTGCAGCCAATAAAAAGGCATTTGAGAACCTTGCCGTTGCAGGTGGCTTCGATTCTTTTGGCACTACACATAGGGCACAATATTTTCATGATGAAGGTGACGGCATTACATTCCTTGAAAAAGTCATTAAGTACGGTGCCAAGTATCAAGAAAACGAAAACTCTTCACAGGTAAGCCTTTTTGGTGACGCCAGTGAAGTACAAATACCAGAACCCGTTGTACCACCTTGTGAAGAATGGGGAACCATGGAAAAACTCCGTCGAGAAAAGGAAGTAGTAGGTATCTATATATCCGGACACCCTTTGGACGATTTTAAAACGGAAATCAAAGCTTTTTGTAACGCAAATGTCGGCTGTGTAAATGATTTACCAACATATGTAAACAGAGAACTTACGTTTGCAGGAGTCATTACAGATGTACAGCATAGGGTTTCTAAAAACGGTAAAGGCTGGGCTGCGTTTACCATGGAAGATTATACGGACTCTTTTGAATTTAGAATATTTGGTGAGGAATACCTGAAATTCAGACATTTCTTAATGATCAATTCCTTCGCTTATGTAAAACTCTATGTACGAGATGGATGGACAAATAAGGATACGGGAAAGAAAGGAGATCCAAGAATGCAATTCAATAGCTTTATGTTATTACAAGAGGTCATGGAAACCTATGCCAGAAAACTGACCATTAAACTTAATATTGCCGAGTTAAAAGAAGAAAAAGTCAGGACCTTAAAAGACACCTTTGACAACCATAAAGGAGACCATGCCATTAATTTTATTGTCTACGAAATGGAAGAAAAAATTAAGGTGAATTTGAACAGTAGACGACAAAAAGTGCAGATTTCGAGCGAATTATTACAACTTTTAGAGCAACAAGACGTTCATTTTAAGCTCAACTAA
- the trxA gene encoding thioredoxin, translating into MALEITDATFDEVVLKSDKPVVVDFWAAWCGPCRMVGPIIDEVSTEYDGKAVVGKVDVDANQEFAAKYGVRNIPTVLVFKDGEIVSRQVGVSPKKVYTDAIDAAL; encoded by the coding sequence ATGGCATTAGAAATAACAGATGCTACTTTTGACGAGGTAGTTTTAAAAAGCGATAAACCTGTAGTAGTAGATTTTTGGGCAGCATGGTGCGGTCCTTGTCGTATGGTAGGTCCTATCATAGACGAAGTTAGTACTGAATATGACGGCAAAGCTGTTGTTGGTAAGGTTGATGTAGATGCAAATCAAGAGTTTGCTGCAAAATATGGTGTACGTAATATACCAACAGTTTTAGTTTTTAAAGACGGCGAGATAGTAAGTAGACAAGTAGGTGTTTCACCTAAGAAAGTGTACACAGACGCTATTGACGCAGCTTTGTAA
- a CDS encoding DUF58 domain-containing protein, with product MNLQSELNKSSLFSNLELLANQVVEGFISGIHRSPFHGFSAEFAEHKIYNNGESTKHIDWKLFAKTDKLYTKRYEEETNLRCHMILDNSTSMYYPEVDNLSIDNLNKIGFSVLSIAALMNVLKRQRDAVGLSIYSDTYNYYAPEKGSERHFQMLLAQLSGVGMAKNPPKETKTYTYLHQIAENIKRRSLIFLFTDMFQTEKNDAELFEALRHLKYNKHDVVLFHPMDKQREIFFNFENTPKRFVDVETGEHLDLYADNIKEAYNERVTNYLNDIKMKCAQYKIKYVDIDIHRDFSTVLNTFLVERNKFL from the coding sequence GTGAATCTACAATCAGAATTAAACAAATCGTCGTTATTCTCCAACTTAGAGCTACTTGCCAATCAAGTTGTAGAAGGCTTTATAAGTGGAATACACCGCAGTCCGTTCCATGGGTTTTCTGCGGAATTTGCGGAACATAAAATCTATAACAATGGCGAAAGCACCAAGCATATAGATTGGAAACTATTTGCCAAAACAGACAAGCTGTACACCAAGAGATATGAGGAAGAGACCAATTTAAGGTGCCACATGATCTTGGATAACTCTACTTCTATGTATTATCCGGAGGTAGACAATTTAAGTATAGACAACTTAAATAAAATTGGTTTTAGCGTCTTGAGTATAGCAGCGTTGATGAACGTACTTAAAAGACAACGAGATGCTGTTGGCCTTAGCATATACTCCGATACTTATAACTATTACGCCCCAGAAAAAGGCAGCGAACGTCATTTTCAGATGCTTTTAGCCCAGTTAAGTGGTGTGGGCATGGCAAAGAATCCACCAAAGGAGACCAAAACGTACACCTATTTACATCAGATTGCAGAAAATATTAAGCGTAGAAGTCTCATTTTTTTGTTTACCGATATGTTTCAGACTGAAAAAAACGATGCAGAATTGTTTGAAGCGCTACGTCATTTAAAATATAATAAGCATGATGTGGTACTTTTTCACCCAATGGACAAACAGCGAGAAATCTTCTTCAATTTTGAAAACACCCCCAAGAGATTTGTCGATGTAGAAACCGGAGAACATTTAGACCTTTATGCAGACAACATAAAAGAAGCTTATAATGAACGGGTTACAAATTACCTAAATGATATAAAAATGAAATGTGCCCAATATAAAATTAAATATGTGGACATAGATATACACCGAGATTTCTCTACAGTGCTCAATACTTTTCTTGTGGAGAGAAATAAGTTTCTCTAG
- a CDS encoding GIY-YIG nuclease family protein, with the protein MIHHYVYIIYSPSHDVYYKGYSTDYLRRLEQHNAGKTSYTKNKGPWKLVYAEELGSKKEALIKEKMLKRQHRQYLLWLFKQKTNLIG; encoded by the coding sequence ATGATTCACCACTACGTATATATTATTTATTCCCCTTCACATGATGTCTACTACAAAGGGTATTCTACGGACTACTTGCGGAGATTAGAACAACACAACGCCGGCAAAACATCTTATACCAAAAACAAAGGACCGTGGAAATTGGTCTATGCAGAAGAATTGGGCTCTAAAAAAGAAGCGCTCATAAAAGAGAAAATGCTGAAAAGACAACATAGACAATATCTACTTTGGCTTTTCAAACAAAAAACCAACCTTATAGGATAG
- a CDS encoding GIY-YIG nuclease family protein, whose protein sequence is MIRHYVYIIYSPSHDVYYKGYSTDYLWRLEQHNAGKTTYTKNKGPWKLVYVEELGSKKEALIKEKMLKRQHRQYLLWLFKQKTNLIG, encoded by the coding sequence ATGATTCGCCACTACGTATATATTATTTATTCCCCTTCACATGATGTCTACTACAAAGGGTATTCTACGGACTACTTGTGGAGATTAGAACAACACAACGCCGGCAAAACTACTTATACCAAAAATAAAGGACCGTGGAAATTGGTCTATGTAGAAGAATTGGGTTCTAAAAAAGAAGCGCTCATAAAAGAGAAAATGCTGAAAAGACAACATAGACAATATCTACTTTGGCTTTTCAAACAAAAAACCAACCTTATAGGATAG
- a CDS encoding UpxY family transcription antiterminator: MLKNWYVLYVKPKNEKKVAERLLSHQIEVYCPMIKEVKQWSDRKKTIEVPLFKSYVFVQIAESDRQKVFNVPGVVRYLYWLGKPAIVRNTEMEALKNWLSNDTVENYSLCKLESGDKVAIKYGALKDQKAEVIEVGKKRVRLVLEGMGVVLNMKIRDLA; encoded by the coding sequence ATGTTGAAAAACTGGTATGTACTTTATGTAAAACCTAAGAATGAAAAAAAGGTAGCAGAAAGATTATTGAGCCATCAAATTGAAGTCTACTGCCCAATGATAAAGGAAGTAAAGCAATGGAGCGACCGTAAAAAGACCATTGAAGTCCCTTTATTCAAATCTTACGTTTTTGTACAAATTGCAGAATCGGACAGACAGAAGGTGTTTAACGTTCCTGGTGTTGTACGGTACTTGTACTGGTTAGGCAAACCAGCCATAGTGCGCAATACTGAAATGGAAGCTTTAAAAAACTGGTTATCTAATGATACGGTAGAAAACTACAGTTTATGTAAACTAGAATCTGGTGATAAGGTTGCCATTAAATATGGGGCGTTAAAGGATCAAAAAGCCGAAGTTATAGAAGTAGGTAAAAAACGTGTAAGATTGGTTCTAGAAGGTATGGGTGTTGTACTTAATATGAAAATTAGGGATTTGGCATAA